In the Streptomyces sp. NBC_00193 genome, GTAGTTGGCGATCAGCCGCTCCACGGCGGCCGTGGCCTGCTTCTGCGGGAGGCCTTCGAGCAGCCCGGCGAGGGCGCTGCGCAGGGTTTCGGCGGTGGTGGTGGCGGTGTCGTTCACCCGCCAAGTTTACGGGGGCCGGGGGCGGGGCCGGGCCGGGGAAGAAGCCCCGGTCCGGCCCCGGCCGGTCAGGTCTTCGGCGGAGTCGGCGCCGATGCCGTCGGAGCCGCCGTCGGAGCCGCCGCCGCCGTCGGCCGGCCGCCGCCGCGCCAGGGGCGGCACAGGGCGGCGAAGCAGAGGACCGCCAGGAAGGAGCAGGTCGCCTGGACCAGGGCCATCGGCACCGCCGTGTCCTCGCCCGCGATGCCGACCAGCGGGGAGGCCACGGCTCCGACCAGGAAGGAGGAGGTGCCGAGCAGGGCGGAGGCCGAGCCGGCCGCGTGCGGGGCGCGCATCAGGGCCTGCGCGTTGGTGTTCGGCAGCACCAGACCCATCGCGGACATCAGGACGAACAGCCCGGCGCAGATCGCGAAGAGCCCGACCTCGCCGAAGACCCCGGCGGTCATGAGGAGCAGGGCGACCGAGGCCGCCGCGATGACCGCGAGCCCGTACCCCAGGACCTTGTCCAGGCTGACCCGGCCGACGAGCAGCTTGCCGTTGATCTGGCCCACCGCGATCAGGCCGAGGGAGTTGACGCCGAACAGCAGGCTGAAGGTCTGGGCCGAAGCGCCGTAGATCTCCTGCACGACGAACGGCGAGGCGGAGATGTACGCGAACAGCGCCGCGAAGGCGAAGCCGCCGGCCAGCGTGTAGCCGGCGAAGACCCGGTCGGCGAACAGCCCGCGCATGGTCCGCAGCGCGGCGCCGACGCCGCCGGTCTGGCGCCGCTCGGGCGGCAGCGTCTCGCCGAGCTTCCGCCAGACCAGGAGGGTCAGCAGGGTCCCCACGACGGTGAGGACGACGAACACCCCGCGCCAGTCGGCGAAGCGCAGCACCTGGCCGCCGATGAGCGGGGCGATGATCGGCGCCACGCCGGATATGAGCATCAGGGTGGAGAAGAACCGGGCCATCTCGACCCCGTCGTACAGATCGCGCACGACGGCCCGCGCGATCACGATCGCGGCCGCGCCCGCCAGGCCCTGGAGCAGCCGGAAGGCGATCAGCAGCTCGACGGTCGGGGCGAAGGCGCAGATGGCGGTGGCGAGGACGTAGACGACCATGCCGATGAGCAGGGGGCGCCGGCGGCCCCATTTGTCGCTCATCGGGCCGATCACCAGCTGGCCGAGGGCCATGCCGGCGAGGCAGGCGGTGAGGGTGAGCTGGACGGTCGCGGCCGGGCTGTTCAGGGCCGTGGTCACCGTCGGCAGGGCCGGCAGGTACATGTCCATGGACAGCGGGGGCAGTGCGGTGAGCCCGCCGAGGATGAAGGTGACGAGCAGTCCCGTCCGGCGGGCGGCCGTCAGGGGGGCGGTGGGAGAAGCGGAAGCGGAAGCGGAAGGGGAGGGGTTCGAGGGCGACTCGGCTTTCGAGGGCGCTGTCGCGGGGCCTCTCTCCGGCATGCGGACACTCCAGTCTTATCGTCATTTCTCAGCACCCCTGCCGCCCCATGCTCTCAGCAATCGGAACGTTCCGGGACGGGAGCCGCATGTGACGTAACCTGCGGCCCCATGAACGCACGTGTGAAGCAGATCGCCGTAGTGACCGGAGCCGGATCCGGGATCGGCCGTTCCGTGGCCCTCACCCTCGCCGCCGCAGGATGGGCCGTGGCGGTGGCCGGCCGCAGGAGCGGGCCGCTGGAAGAGACCGCCGAGGCCGCCAGGGCCGCCCACCCGGACGCCGAAGTGCTCTGCGTCCCGGCCGACGTGAGCGATCCGGACGCCGTGGCCTCGCTGTTCGAGACCGTTCGAGAGCGCTACGGGCGGGTCGACCTGCTCTTCAACAACGCCGGCACCTTCGGCCCGGCCGGAGTCGCGCTGGAGGACATCTCCTACGAGGCCTGGCGCTCGGTGGTCGACGTCAACCTCACCGGCTCCTTCCTCTGCGCGCAGGCGGCCTTCCGGGTGATGAAGGCCCAGGACCCGCAGGGCGGCCGCATCATCAACAACGGCTCCATCTCCGCACACGTGCCGCGGCCGAACTCGATCGCGTACACCGCGACCAAGCACGCCATGACCGGCCTGACGAAGTCCCTGTCGCTGGACGGACGCCCGTACGGGATCGCGTGCGGGCAGATCGACATCGGCAACGCGGCCACCGAGATGACCGAGCGGATGCAGACCGGGATCATGCAGGCCAACGGGCAGCTCGCGGTGGAGCCCGTCATGGACGCGTCCGACGTGGCGCGCACCGTGCTGCACATGGCGGAGCTCCCGCTCGGGGCGAACGTGCAGTTCGCGACGGTGATGGCGACGGCGATGCCGTACATCGGGCGCGGCTGAGCGTCCCCGGTCCGGGGAATGATCTTCACAGCTCGGGAGTTGAGCCGGTCATGACGAACGAAGTACTGCGCTACACCGCTTTCTCCGACGACCCGGCCGGCGGCAACCCCGCCGGCGTCGTCATCGACGCCGGCGGCCTCGACGAGGCCGCCATGCTGAAGATCGCCGCCGACCTGGGCTACAGCGAGACGGCCTTCCTCACCGCCCCGCCCGAGGGCCTGGGCGGCGAGGAGGGCCGGGCCTTCACCGTGCGCTACTTCAGCCCCAAGGTGGAGGTCCCCTTCTGCGGGCACGCCACCGTGGCCACCGCCGTGGCGCTGGGCGAGCGGATCGGCCCGGGCGAGCTGCTCTTCGCGACCCGCGCGGGCACGGTGCCGGTGTCGGTGACCCGGCAGGACGGGGCAGGCGGCCTGCGCGCCACCCTGACCAGCGTCGAGCCGCACACCGAGGACCTGGACCCGGCCGACCTCGCCGAGGCCCTGGCCGCGCTGAACTGGCCGGCCGCCGACCTGGACCCGGCGTTCCCGCCGCGGATCGCCTACGCCGGCGCCCGCCACCTGGTGCTCGGCGCCGCCACCCGGGCCCGGCTCGCCGACCTCGACTACGACTTCGCCCGGCTGGAGGCGCTGATGCGCCGCCTCGACCTGGTCACCGCGCAGCTCGTGTACCGGGCGGGCCCGACGGAGTTCCACGTGCGCAACCCCTTCCCGGTCGGCGGAGTCGTCGAGGACCCGGCGACCGGCGCCGCCGCGGCCGCCTTCGGGGCGTACGCACGCGAGCTGGGCCTCGTCCCGGCCGACGCCGTCCTGACCCTCCACCAGGGCGAGGACATGGGCCGCCCCGGCGTCCTGACGGTCGAGCTCCGCTCCGGCGACTCCCGGGTCCGGGTGGGCGGCGCCGGGGCGCTGATCCCGTAGTGCGGATCGAGGGGTCCGGCGAGGGGTCCGGCCAGGGGGCCGTCGAGGGGTCCATCGAGGAGTACGAAGCCCTGCCCTCCGGGCTCGCCGAGCAGGTGGCGGCCCTGGAGGCGCAGGCATGGCCCGGGTCGTCCCCCGGGCACGACCCGGCGCTCGCCCCGCGCGCGGTCCTGCTCCTGGACGCCGGCGGACGGGTCGCCGCCAGCCTGGCGCTGCTCCACAAGCCGGTCCGGCTCGCGGACGGGCGGACGTACCGCGCGGCCGGGCTGAGCGGCGTGGTGACCCGGGCCGACGTACGGGGCCGCGGGTACGGGGGCCGCCTGGTCGCGGCCGCCCGCGCCCTGCTCGCCGCCGATCCGGGGGTGGACCTGGCGCTGTTCAGCTGCGACCGGGAGCTGGTCCCGTTCTACGAGGCGGCCGGTTTCGAGGTGCTGCCCGGCACGGTCCTGGTCGGCGGCACCCCGGCGGACCCCCTCGCCACGGACGCCCCGGGCCTCGACAAGACGGTGCTCGGGGCGTTCCCCACCGGCGCCGCGGACGGCGAAGGCCGCACGGACGGCGAAGGCCGCGCGGACCGGGTCCGCGCGGCCTTCACCGGCATCCGCGTCCCCCTCTACCCGGGGACGATCGACAGGCTGTGGTGAGTCAGGAGCTCCGCGGCTCCGACGGCGCGGACTCCGCCGCCTCCGGCTTGCTCCGCTTGACCAGCGACGGCGCCAGGAACAGGGCGAGCACCGGGACCAGGTACAGGGCCCACACGATGACCTGGAGCACGGTCGGGTCCGGCTGGAAGTTGAGGGTGCCCTTGAGCAGGGTCCCGTACCAGCTGTCCGGCGGGATCGCCGAGCTGACGTCGAAGGCCTTGTCGGTCAGCCCCGGCAGGAAGTCGGCCTCCTGGAGGTCGTGGACGCCGTACGCGAGCACGCCCGCGGCGACCACGACCAGCATGGCGCCGGTCCACGTGAAGAACTTCGACAGGTTGATCTTCAGCGCGCCCCGGTAGAACAGCCAGCCCAGCAGGATCGACGACCCGATGCCGAGCAGCACGCCGATCAGCGGGCCCGCGCCGTCACCGGCCGCGTGCACCGAGCGCCACACGAACAGCGAGGTCTCCAGGCCCTCCCGGCCGACGGCCAGGAACGCCGTCGCCACCAGGGCGCCGGTGCCCATCGCGAGCGCCGCGTCGAGCTTGCCGTGGAGCTCGGCCTTCAGGTGCCGCGCGGTGCGCTTCATCCAGAAGACCATCCAGGTGACCAGGCCGACCGCGACGATCGACAGGGTGCCGCCGATCGCCTCCTGCGCCTTGAAGGTCAGTTCCTGCGTGCCGAATTCCAGGCCCGCGCCGAAGGCCAGGGACAGGGCGGCGGCCAGGCCGACGCCCAGCCACAGCGGCGCCAGCTTGTCCTTGTTCCCGGTCTTGACCAGGTAGGCGATGAGGATGCAGACGACGAGGCTGGCTTCCAGCCCCTCGCGCAGCCCGATCAGATAGTTGCTGAACACTTCGGTTCTCCCGGTCCCTTACGCGAACAGCGTCCGGCCCCACCAGTCGTCCTTGTCACGGACGCCCGGCGGGACGGCGAAGACGGCCGAACCCACGTGCTGGATGTATTCGTTGAGGACGTCGGACTTCGCCAGGTTGCGCTGGATCGGTACGAAGCCCGTGCGCACGTCGCGCTGGTAGGCGAGGAAGAACAGGCCCGCGTCGAGGCGGCCCAGTCCGTCCGTGCCGTCGGTGAAGGAGTAGCCGCGGCGCAGGATCGTCGCACCGTTGTTGGTGTCCGGGTGCGCGAGGCGGACGTGCGCCTCCGGCTTCATCGCCTTCAGGAACGGCTCGTCGCGCTCCTTGGACTTGCCCACGGGGGCACCCTCGCCCTTGTCGCGGCCGAAGATGTCCTCCTGCTCGCCCAGGGGGGTGCGGTCCCACGTCTCGATGTTCATCCGGATCCGGCGCGCCACGAGGTACGAGCCACCGGTCAGCCAGTCGCTGCCGTCGCCGGCGCCGACCCACACGTGCTTCTCCAGGGCGGCCTTGTCGGTGCCCGAGATGTTCCGGGTGCCGTCCTTGAAGCCCATCATGTTGCGCGGGGTCTGCTCGTCGGGCGTGGTCGACGAGGTCTTGCCGAAGCCCAGCTGCGACCAGCGCACCGCCGTCTTGCCGAAGCCGATGCGGGCGAGCTGGCGGATGGCGTGCACCGCGACCTGAGGGTCGTCGGCGCAGGCCTGCACGCACAGGTCGCCGCCGGAGCGGGCCGGGTCGAGGTTGTCGCCGGGGAAGAGCTCCAGGTCGATCAGGGCGCCGGGGCGCTTGCCCTCCAGGCCGAAGCGGCCCTTGGCGAACAGGCCCGGACCGAAACCGATGGTCAGGGTGAGGCGGGAGGCCTTCAGGCCCAGCGCCTCGCCCGTGTCGTCCGGCGGGGCCTCCGGGAGGCCGCCGTAGCCGCCCTCGCCGACCGGCTGGCCGGCCGTCATCAGCCGGGCCGCCGCGGTCCAGTCCTTCAGGAGCTGGATCAGCTCGCCGCGGTCCTTCGTCTTCATGTCGAAGGCCGCGAAGTGCAGGCGGTCCTGGACGGCACTGGCGATACCGGCCTGGTGCTCACCGTGGAACGGCACGGCCGCGCCGGCCGAGGCCGCCGAGACCATGTCGGGGCCCGAGTTCAGGACGGCGGCCGTACCGCCGGCCGCCGCCGCGCCGAGCGCGAGGCCCGCGCCGCCCCAGCCGAGGACGGCCCGGCGCGAGGGCGCACCCGCGCCCGTGCCCGTCTGCTCCGGCGCGCCCTGCGCCTCGTCCTGTGCGGGCTCCTGCCCGGACACCGACTCGCTCATGTGAGGATCTCCCGCCTGCTCTGCTGTTCCGGAGTTACTTCGCGACCGCGGCGGCGAGCTTCGAGAGCGGCTCGGCCAGCGCGTTGACGCCGTCGGAGAGCTCCTTGCGCTCGGCCTCGCCGACCTTGTCGTACGAGACGAACTCGTACGCGGCCTTGTTCGGGCGGTACTTCTCCAGCAGGTTGTTCAGCGCGGCGAACTGCTTGTCCAGCTCGGCGGTGAGCGCCGGGTCCGTCTTCGAGGTGACCGGCTTGAGCAGCTCGTACGCCTTCTCCGCGCCCTCGACGTTGGCCTTGAAGTCGACCAGGTCGGTGTGGCTGTAGCGCTCTTCCTCGCCCGTCACCTTGCCGGTGGCGACCTCGTCGAGGAGCTCCTTGGCGCCGTTCGCCATCGAGGTGGGGGTGATCTCCGCCTCGCCGACCTTCTTCTGCCACACGGCCAGGTCGGCCATCAGGGTCTCGGCGAGCTTCTTGTCGTTGTCGTCGATCTTGTTGCCCTCGAAGAGGGACTTCTCCAGCTTGTGCCAGCCGGTCCAGTCCTTCTCCGGGTCCTGGCCCGCCTCCAGGCCGTCCTCGCGGACGTCGACCTTCGGGTCGATGTCACCGAAGGACTCGGCGACCGGCTCGGTGCGCTCCCAGCCGATGCGCGAGGGGGCGTACGCCTTCTTCGCGGCCTCGACGTCGCCGGCCTTGACCGCGTCCGCGAAGGCCTGCGCCTTGGGGATGGTCTCGTCGGCCTGCTCCTGCACGTACTTGCGGTACGCGGCGACCGCGGCGTCGGCCTCGGGGCTGCGCTTCACGGGGGTGCCCGAGCCGGTGGCCTTGACGCTCTGCCGGATGCCGTCGCCCTTCATGCCGGGCTTGCAGGCGATCTCGTAGTCGCCGGCCTTGAGCTCGGCGGTGATGGTGGCCTTGGTGCCGGGGCCGATGTTCTCGCGCTCGGCGACGATGCGGTCGTCGGGGAAGAGGATGTAGAGCTCGGTGACCTTGGAGCCCTTGTTCTCGACCTCGAAGGCGACCTTGCCCGCGGGGAACTCCTTGGTGGAGACCTCGCAGGAGGAGTCGGAGGCCGCCACCTTGATGGTGCCGTCGCCGGACGCGTCGCTCTTCTCGGAGCAGCCGGTGACCGCGGTGAGGGCGGCCACGACGGCGGCCGCGGTGACGACGGTGAGGCGGACGGGGCGCATAAGGGGGCTCCTGGCAGTCTGGCGTTCGGCAGACGGCCGCCCCGATCGGGTGGGGGCAGCCGGTGAGGCGGACCTAACTTAACCGAGGCTTACCTGACCCATACCCGCGCGTCCAGTGATTCAGCCCACACCTTCGGTCACCGGACACGGGGCCGTCACGGGTGCCCCACGCCGTCCCCATGGCCGGGTCAAGCGGAGGTCAAACCCGGCTGGCCGTTCCGTACTGCGGAACGTTCCCCTCCGGGCTGCTCCGGCCCGCCGTCCCGTACGGGGACCACCAGCGGCGCCCCGGTGCGCGGGTGCGGGAGCACCTCCACCGGCTGGCGGTAGACCCGGCTCAGCAGCCCGTCCTCGAACACCTCCGCAGGCGGGCCGTCCACCGCGATCCGGCCGTCGTGCAGGACGGCGACCCGGTCCGCGTACGCCGCCGCCAGGCCCAGGTCGTGCAGGACCACCACGACCCCGTCCCCGGCCGCCGCCCGTTCCCGGCAGATCCGCAGCACCAGCTCCTGGTGGCGCAGGTCCAGGGCCGCCGTCGGCTCGTCGAGCAGCAGCAGCGGGGCCCCCTGGGCCAGTACGCGGGCCAGCGCGACCCGGGCCCGCTCGCCGCCGGAGAGCCCCGAGAACGGGCGGGCCGCGAAGCCCGTCACCTCGGTGGCGGCCATGGCGGCGGCCACCGCCTCCTCGTCGCCGTCGGCCGTCCCGGTGCCCGCCCAGGGGGCACGGCCCATCCGTACGACGTCCGCCACGGGAAATGGGAAGGCCAGTTCGGCCGATTGGGGGAGCACCGCCCGGCGCAGGGCCAGCTCGGGAGCCGGCCAGCCGCCCACCGGACGCCCGTCGATCCGCACCTCCCCGGAGCCGGCCGGCAGGTCCCCGGCCAGGGCCGCCAGCAGGGTGGACTTGCCCGCGCCGTTCGGCCCGACCAGGGCCAGCACTTCCCCGGCCCGCACGGTCAGCCCGATCCCGGCGAGCACCTCGCGCCCACCGAGCCGTACGCGCAGGTCCGTGACCTCGGCGAGCGGAGCGCCGGGAGCCGGCCGGGCGGGAACGGTCTGCTCGCCGCCGCGGAGGCGGGGGAGCAGCGCGGCGAGGCCGGAACGCAGCCGGACGCTCATGCCCAGCCTCCTTGCTTGCGGCGGGTGCGGCGCAGCAGCCAGAAGAAGAACGGGCTGCCGAGCAGGGCGGTCAGGACTCCGAGCGGCAGCTCGGCGGGCTGGGCGAGGGTCCGGGCGGCCAGGTCCCCGGCGACCAGCACCACGGCTCCGGCGAGCGCGCTGCCGGGCACCAGGAAGCGGTGGCCCGGACCGTTGGCCATGCGCAGCAGGTGCGGCACGAGCAGCCCGACGAAGGTGATGATCCCGGCCACGGCGACGGCCGCCGCGGTGAGCAGCGCGACGACCAGGATCAGCGCGAGGCGCAACCGCTCCACGTCGACGCCGAGATGGCGGGCGGGACGCTCGCCGAGGGACAGCAGGTCCAGCTTGCCCGCGTAGAAGGGGGCGACCAGCAGACCGGCCAGCGCGCAGGGGAGTACGGCCAGCACCTTGGGCCAGGTGGCCTGGGCGAGGGAGCCGAGCTGCCAGAAGGTGATCTGGTTGACCTGGCCGCTGTCCGCGAAGAAGACGAACAGGCCGATCAGTGCGCCCGCGAAGGCGTTGACGGCGATGCCGGTCAGGATGAGGGTGACGACCTCCGTCTTCCCGCCGTTGCGGGACAGCAGGTAGACGGCGCCGACGGTGACCAGCCCCGCGACGAACGCGCAGGCGGTGATGGTCCAGTTGCCGAAGAAGGTCAGGCCCAGCCCGATCGCGGCGACCGCGCCGACGGCTGCGCCCGCCGAGATCCCGATGACCCCGGGCTCGGCCAGGGGATTGCCGAACACCCCCTGCATCAGCGCCCCGGCGCAGCCGAGACTGGCCCCGACGAGCAGCGCGAGCACCACGCGCGGCAGCCGTACGTTCCACAGCACGCTCTCCCCGACCCGGTCGAGGGCGGCGCCCCCGAGGCCGAGGCGGTGCTGCACCGACCCGATCACCTCCCCGAGCGGGATCTCGTAGGCGCCCACTCCGGCGGAGACCAGCGCGAGCAGCACGAGTACGGCGACCAGTCCGCCGGTGAGCCAGGCGGAACCCCACCGCCGCCGGGGCGGTGCGCCGGCGGCGGTGGGGACGGCCCGGGGCGCCGCCCGCTCGGGAGCGGGAAGGGGGTCCGCTCGGGGCGGCGTCCCGGGGGCTTCGTAGGAGAGGGGCACGTCAGGAGGCCTTGCCGTAGAGCTGGGTGATGAGGGAGGCCAGGACCTGGTCGGTGCGCGGGCCGTAGTTGAGCAGGACCCCGTCGTCGACGGTGACCACCCGGCGGTCCATTCCCGCCGGGGTCTGGGCCACGCCCGGGATCTTGACCAGCCCGTCCACGCCGCCGACGGACTCCAGGCCCTTGGACATGACGAGGATGGCGTCGGGCGCGGCGGCCGCCAGGGCCTCGCTGGTGATCGGGGTGAAGTCCTTGCCGAGCCCGGACTCCGGACCCGTGTCCAGCGCGCCGGCCGCCTCCAGCAGGGAACCGGCGCCGGAGTCGGAGCCGCCCATCAGGTACACGGAGGCGGTGCCGCGCAGGTAGAGGAAGGCCACGCGCGGCTTCTTGCCCGAGGCGGGCAGGGTCTTGCGGGCGGCGGCGATGCGGTCGGCGGTGCGCTGGTTGAGCTGCGCACCGGCCTCCTTGACGCCGAGCGCGGCGGCGACGGCGTCGGTCCGCTTCGCCACGTCGTCCAGGGACTTGGCCGGGGCCACCACCAGCAGCGGGATGCCCGCGTCGCGGATCTGGGCGATCGCCTCGGCGGGGCCGGAGGTGGTCTCGGCCAGCACCAGGGTCGGACGCAGCGACAGCACGCTCTCGGCGGAGACCTCGTGGCCCCGCGTCACCACCGGGAGCTCCGCCGCCTGTTCGAAGGTGGCGGTGATGTCCTTGGCGACGACCTTGGGGCCCAGCCCGAGGGTGTACACGATCTCGCTGAGGCCGCCCGTCAGCGGGATCACGCGGTCCGCCGAGGTGACGGTCACCTGGACGCCGTCCGCGGAGGCCACGGTCGCCGGAAGCGCGGGTACGGGCGCCTGGGCGAGGGGTTCCACCCGGTCGGGGAGGGCCGGGGCTCCGGCTCCGGTGGCGGGGGAGGGGGCGGCCGTACCTCCGCAGGCGCTCACGCCGAGTGCCAGGACCACGGAGGTCAGGGCGACGGCGAAGCGGGACATGCGGGTTGACGCGGCGGGCGTAGGCACGAAGGCACCGTCCTGATCGTCCGACTGGGGTGGTGGACCCGGTTCGCTGGTGGTGGAGACCCGGTTCGAGGTTCCGGGTGCCAGGGGGTTTCACACCCGGCCGAACGTAGCTTAGGTTAGCCTAACCTCGCTCGCTAGACCCTGGAGGGGACATTCATGTCCGCTAGACCCGTCCGTGCGTCCGCCGTCGCCCTGCTGGCGACCCTGGCGGCCCTGGGAGCCGCCCTGCTCCCGGCGCCCGCCGCCCAGGCCGCGGGCCGGACGGTGGAGGGCGGGCGACTCGACTGGGGCATCAAATCCTCCTTCCAGAGTTACGTCACCGGGCCGGTCGCAAAAGGCGGGTTCAAGCTGAAGAACGGAGCCGCCACGGCCGGCGGCAGCCTGTTCCGCTTCCACTCCGCCAACGGCTCCTACGACCCGGACAACGGCTCCCTGGAGGCCTCCTTCAGCGGCGGCGTCACCTTCCAGGGCCACCAGAAGCCGGACGGCACGTACGAGCTGGACATGAGCGTCAGCCGCCCCACCGTCAAGATCGACGGCGGCAGCGGAACCCTCTACGTGGACGTCTCCAGCAAGGCCAAGGAGGGCGGAGCGGTCACCACCGCCTCCCAAGTGCCCTTCGCCAAGCTGAACCTGAGCGGGGTGAACATGAAGGGCGGCACCAGCCCCGTCGCCCTCGCCAACGTCCCGGCCACCCTCACCGACCAGGGCGCCAAGGCCTTCGCCGGCTACTACGCGGCCGGCGCGCAGCTCGACCCGGTCTCGCTCTCCGTGGACGTCAAGGCGGCGGCGGCCGAGCAGCCCGCCCCGCCCACCCCGAGCACCCCGGCCGCGGAGACCCCGCAGGCCTCCCAGGCCGCCGGGGCGTTCACCGACGCCGCCGTGGACTGGGGGGTGCGGCGCACCTTCCGCGAGTACGTCTCCGGCTCCATCGGCCAGGGCGGATGGAAGCTCGCCGACGGAGCCCAGGACGGCGGAGCGCTGTTCCGCTTCCCGCAGGGCAAGGGCGCCTACGACGGCGCGAAGGGCGCCCTCGACGCCGCCTTCGCCGGCTCCGTGCACTTCACCGGGGCCCACCTCGACCTGAAGCTCGCGAAGATCACGGCCAAGGTGGAGAACGGCAGGGGAGTCCTCTCCGCCGACGTCACCACGGGCACGGACACCAAACCCGCCGTCCCGCTCGTCGAGTTCGACGCCAAGGGCCTCACGGCCGCAGGCGGCCTCGCCACCCTCACCGAAGCCCCGGCCGCCCTGACCGAGGGCGGAGCCCAGGCCTTCAACTCCATGTACAAGGCCGGCACCGAGATGGACCCCGTCTCCCTCGCGGTCGCCCTCGACGGAACCGCGAAGCTCCCGGCCCTCCCGAACCTCGGCTCCACGGCCACCCCGCCGGCCCCGGCACCCCCCGCGGCCGCGCAGCCGGCCGCGTCCTCCTCCTCGAACACCGGCCTGTACGCCGCCCTGGCGACAGCCGTCCTCGTCCTCGCAGGCGGAGCAACCTTCCTGACCCTCCGCAACCGCAGGAACCAAGGCCCGCACACGGAGCCCACGCCGACTCCGGGCCCGAACCCGGGCACCGAGACTCCGGCCCAGGCCCAGGCCCCCGCCCAGGCCCCGGCCTCGGCTACGGGCACCGGTACTCCGACCCCGGCTCCGGCCCCGGCTCCGGCCTCGGCTCTGGGCACTCCGGCCCCGGCTACGGCACCGGCCCCAGCTCCGGGTGCTGAAGCCCCGGCCTCCGACCCCTCCGACCCCTCCGACTCCCCGGGTTCCTCCGGCGGCGACGGGGCCGCCCCGCGCGGCTGATCCGCGCCCCGAACCACTACCGCCCGCCCGGCCCTGGCGCAGGGCCCCGTACGGCCCGCATCCGCCGGGCCCCCGCGCCACCCCCGCCGTGCGGGCCCGGGCTCGCCCGAACCGCCCGGCCCGCACGCCCCGTACACCCGTACAAGCCCCGCAGGGCCCCGCAGCGCCGGGGCCCGGCTTCGCCCTGCCCCCCGCAGGTCCCGCAGGCCCCGCAGGGCTCCGCCTCCTCCACCCCCGTTCAGGAGACCCGCCATGTCATCGACCCGCCGTCCCCTCGCCCTCGCGGCCGCCGTGGCCACCGCCGTGGCGATCGGCGCCACCGCGCTGGTCCTGCCCGCCACCGCGGCGGGCAGCGCACCGGCCGCCCCCGCGGCCCCCGCGGCGCAGGGCGTCCCCGCGACGATCCCGGTCCTCGGCGGCACCCTCGACTGGGGCGTCCTGGAGAGCTACCGCACCTACGTCACGACCATCGCCCAGGGCCAGATCACCGTCGCGGACGGCGCGAAGAAGACGGCCAAGGGCTTCACCTTCGTCTCGGCCACCGGCCAGTACGACCCGGCCACCCACCTCGTGACCGCCGCCTTCAAGGGCAGCGTCACCTTCACGTCGGCCGCGCACCACTTCGAGGTGAAGCTCGCCAACCTCCGCATCGACACCGGCAAGAAGCTGCTGATCGTCGACGTCACCCGGGACGGCGCGCTCACGAAGGACGTCGGCTTCGCGAAGGTCGCCTTCACCGGGCCGTCGATGTCCGGCCTGGCCACCACCCTGACCGCCGATGCCGCCAAGCTCCTCGGTTCCGACGGCTACAAGGACAAGCCGGGCGACCCGCTGACGGCCGTACTGGAGTTCCCGCCGCCGCCCTCGCACAGCCCCTCCCCGTCCGCCTCGGCCTCCACCTCCCCGTCCCCCTCCCACAGCCCGTCCCCGTCGGCATCCGCGTCCTCCTCCCCGTCGAAGCCGCCCACCCCCACCCCCTCCGCCTCCACCAGCTCCCCGGCGGCCGGCGGCCCGCAGCAGATCCTCGACGGCAAGCTGGCCTGGGGCGTCAAGGAGTCCTTCCGCCAGTACGTGCAGCGCGCGGGCGGCACCGTCACCCCCGCCGACGG is a window encoding:
- a CDS encoding hemin ABC transporter substrate-binding protein encodes the protein MSRFAVALTSVVLALGVSACGGTAAPSPATGAGAPALPDRVEPLAQAPVPALPATVASADGVQVTVTSADRVIPLTGGLSEIVYTLGLGPKVVAKDITATFEQAAELPVVTRGHEVSAESVLSLRPTLVLAETTSGPAEAIAQIRDAGIPLLVVAPAKSLDDVAKRTDAVAAALGVKEAGAQLNQRTADRIAAARKTLPASGKKPRVAFLYLRGTASVYLMGGSDSGAGSLLEAAGALDTGPESGLGKDFTPITSEALAAAAPDAILVMSKGLESVGGVDGLVKIPGVAQTPAGMDRRVVTVDDGVLLNYGPRTDQVLASLITQLYGKAS
- the efeO gene encoding iron uptake system protein EfeO, with translation MRPVRLTVVTAAAVVAALTAVTGCSEKSDASGDGTIKVAASDSSCEVSTKEFPAGKVAFEVENKGSKVTELYILFPDDRIVAERENIGPGTKATITAELKAGDYEIACKPGMKGDGIRQSVKATGSGTPVKRSPEADAAVAAYRKYVQEQADETIPKAQAFADAVKAGDVEAAKKAYAPSRIGWERTEPVAESFGDIDPKVDVREDGLEAGQDPEKDWTGWHKLEKSLFEGNKIDDNDKKLAETLMADLAVWQKKVGEAEITPTSMANGAKELLDEVATGKVTGEEERYSHTDLVDFKANVEGAEKAYELLKPVTSKTDPALTAELDKQFAALNNLLEKYRPNKAAYEFVSYDKVGEAERKELSDGVNALAEPLSKLAAAVAK
- a CDS encoding HtaA domain-containing protein; the encoded protein is MSARPVRASAVALLATLAALGAALLPAPAAQAAGRTVEGGRLDWGIKSSFQSYVTGPVAKGGFKLKNGAATAGGSLFRFHSANGSYDPDNGSLEASFSGGVTFQGHQKPDGTYELDMSVSRPTVKIDGGSGTLYVDVSSKAKEGGAVTTASQVPFAKLNLSGVNMKGGTSPVALANVPATLTDQGAKAFAGYYAAGAQLDPVSLSVDVKAAAAEQPAPPTPSTPAAETPQASQAAGAFTDAAVDWGVRRTFREYVSGSIGQGGWKLADGAQDGGALFRFPQGKGAYDGAKGALDAAFAGSVHFTGAHLDLKLAKITAKVENGRGVLSADVTTGTDTKPAVPLVEFDAKGLTAAGGLATLTEAPAALTEGGAQAFNSMYKAGTEMDPVSLAVALDGTAKLPALPNLGSTATPPAPAPPAAAQPAASSSSNTGLYAALATAVLVLAGGATFLTLRNRRNQGPHTEPTPTPGPNPGTETPAQAQAPAQAPASATGTGTPTPAPAPAPASALGTPAPATAPAPAPGAEAPASDPSDPSDSPGSSGGDGAAPRG
- a CDS encoding heme ABC transporter ATP-binding protein — its product is MSVRLRSGLAALLPRLRGGEQTVPARPAPGAPLAEVTDLRVRLGGREVLAGIGLTVRAGEVLALVGPNGAGKSTLLAALAGDLPAGSGEVRIDGRPVGGWPAPELALRRAVLPQSAELAFPFPVADVVRMGRAPWAGTGTADGDEEAVAAAMAATEVTGFAARPFSGLSGGERARVALARVLAQGAPLLLLDEPTAALDLRHQELVLRICRERAAAGDGVVVVLHDLGLAAAYADRVAVLHDGRIAVDGPPAEVFEDGLLSRVYRQPVEVLPHPRTGAPLVVPVRDGGPEQPGGERSAVRNGQPGLTSA
- a CDS encoding iron ABC transporter permease: MPLSYEAPGTPPRADPLPAPERAAPRAVPTAAGAPPRRRWGSAWLTGGLVAVLVLLALVSAGVGAYEIPLGEVIGSVQHRLGLGGAALDRVGESVLWNVRLPRVVLALLVGASLGCAGALMQGVFGNPLAEPGVIGISAGAAVGAVAAIGLGLTFFGNWTITACAFVAGLVTVGAVYLLSRNGGKTEVVTLILTGIAVNAFAGALIGLFVFFADSGQVNQITFWQLGSLAQATWPKVLAVLPCALAGLLVAPFYAGKLDLLSLGERPARHLGVDVERLRLALILVVALLTAAAVAVAGIITFVGLLVPHLLRMANGPGHRFLVPGSALAGAVVLVAGDLAARTLAQPAELPLGVLTALLGSPFFFWLLRRTRRKQGGWA